A genomic window from Serratia liquefaciens includes:
- the ftsZ gene encoding cell division protein FtsZ, with the protein MFEPMELTNDAVIKVIGVGGGGGNAVEHMVRERIEGVEFFAVNTDAQALRKTAVGQTIQIGSGITKGLGAGANPEVGRNSAEEDREALRAALDGADMVFIAAGMGGGTGTGAAPVVAEVAKDLGILTVAVVTKPFNFEGKKRMAFAEQGIAELSKHVDSLITIPNDKLLKVLGRGISLLDAFGAANDVLKGAVQGIAELITRPGLMNVDFADVRTVMSEMGYAMMGSGVACGEDRAEEAAEMAISSPLLEDIDLSGARGVLVNITAGFDLRLDEFETVGNTIRAFASDNATVVIGTSLDPEMNDELRVTVVATGIGMDKRPEITLVTNKQASQPVMDHRYQQHGMSPLPQEVKPAAKVVNDPTAQPNKEPDYLDIPAFLRKQAD; encoded by the coding sequence ATGTTTGAACCAATGGAACTAACCAATGACGCGGTGATTAAAGTCATCGGCGTCGGCGGTGGCGGTGGCAACGCCGTTGAACACATGGTGCGCGAGCGCATCGAAGGTGTTGAATTCTTTGCCGTTAATACAGACGCTCAGGCGCTTCGTAAAACGGCAGTTGGCCAAACCATCCAGATCGGTAGCGGTATTACCAAAGGTCTGGGTGCAGGCGCGAACCCTGAAGTGGGTCGCAATTCAGCGGAAGAAGACCGTGAAGCCCTGCGCGCCGCACTGGATGGTGCAGACATGGTCTTCATTGCAGCCGGCATGGGCGGCGGTACCGGTACCGGTGCAGCGCCAGTGGTCGCTGAAGTTGCTAAAGATCTGGGTATTCTGACAGTGGCCGTGGTGACCAAGCCTTTCAATTTTGAAGGCAAGAAACGCATGGCGTTCGCTGAGCAGGGCATCGCAGAATTGTCCAAACATGTGGACTCACTGATCACTATCCCGAACGACAAACTGTTGAAAGTTCTGGGTCGCGGCATTTCTCTGTTGGACGCGTTTGGCGCGGCTAACGACGTGCTGAAAGGCGCGGTACAGGGTATTGCCGAACTGATCACCCGTCCGGGCCTGATGAACGTCGACTTCGCCGACGTTCGCACCGTAATGTCCGAAATGGGCTACGCGATGATGGGTTCCGGCGTTGCCTGTGGTGAAGACCGTGCTGAAGAAGCAGCGGAAATGGCGATCTCCAGCCCACTGCTGGAAGATATCGACTTGTCCGGCGCTCGCGGCGTGCTGGTCAACATCACCGCCGGCTTCGACCTGCGCCTGGATGAGTTCGAAACCGTGGGTAACACCATTCGTGCTTTCGCTTCCGACAACGCGACCGTGGTAATTGGTACGTCGCTGGATCCGGAAATGAACGACGAACTGCGCGTGACCGTGGTTGCGACCGGTATCGGCATGGACAAACGTCCGGAAATCACTCTGGTGACCAACAAACAGGCCAGCCAGCCAGTGATGGATCATCGCTACCAGCAGCACGGCATGTCGCCGCTGCCGCAGGAAGTGAAACCTGCCGCCAAGGTGGTTAACGATCCGACTGCGCAGCCTAATAAAGAGCCCGACTATCTTGATATTCCAGCCTTCCTGCGCAAGCAGGCAGACTAA
- the ftsA gene encoding cell division protein FtsA, giving the protein MIKSTDRKLVVGLEIGTAKVSALVGEVLPDGMVNIIGVGSCPSRGMDKGGVNDLESVVKCVQRAIDQAELMADCQISSVYLALSGKHISCQNEIGMVPISEEEVTQEDVENVVHTAKSVRVRDEHRILHVIPQEYAIDYQEGIKNPVGLSGVRMQAKVHLITCHNDMAKNIVKAVERCGLKVDQLIFAGLAASYAVLTEDERELGVCVVDIGGGTMDMAVYTGGALRHTKVIPYAGNVVTSDIAYAFGTPPTDAEAIKVRHGCALGSIVSKDESVEVPSVGGRPPRSLQRQTLAEVIEPRYTELLNLVNDEILQLQEQLRQQGVKHHLAAGIVLTGGAAQIDGLAACAQRVFHTQVRIGQPLNITGLTDYAQEPYYSTAVGLLHYGKESHLSGEAEVEKRASVGNWFKRINSWLRKEF; this is encoded by the coding sequence ATGATCAAGTCGACGGACAGAAAACTGGTAGTTGGACTGGAGATCGGTACTGCAAAAGTCTCCGCATTGGTAGGGGAAGTTCTGCCCGATGGCATGGTCAACATTATCGGGGTGGGCAGTTGCCCGTCTCGCGGTATGGATAAGGGTGGCGTTAACGACCTGGAGTCGGTAGTGAAGTGCGTACAGCGCGCTATCGATCAGGCCGAACTGATGGCTGATTGTCAGATTTCTTCGGTTTACCTCGCATTATCGGGTAAACACATCAGCTGCCAGAACGAAATAGGGATGGTTCCTATTTCCGAAGAGGAAGTGACGCAGGAAGATGTGGAAAACGTGGTGCATACCGCTAAATCGGTACGCGTACGTGATGAACACCGCATCCTGCACGTCATCCCTCAGGAATACGCCATCGATTATCAGGAAGGCATCAAAAACCCGGTTGGGTTGTCCGGCGTGCGTATGCAAGCCAAGGTGCACCTGATCACCTGCCATAACGATATGGCGAAGAACATCGTTAAGGCAGTAGAACGTTGCGGTCTGAAAGTTGACCAACTTATTTTCGCCGGTCTGGCTGCCAGCTATGCGGTACTGACCGAAGATGAGCGCGAACTCGGCGTTTGTGTGGTGGATATCGGCGGCGGCACCATGGATATGGCGGTGTACACCGGCGGTGCGCTGCGCCACACCAAAGTGATCCCTTACGCCGGGAACGTGGTCACCAGCGATATCGCTTACGCCTTCGGCACGCCGCCGACAGACGCGGAAGCGATCAAAGTTCGACACGGCTGTGCGCTTGGGTCGATTGTTAGCAAGGATGAAAGTGTAGAGGTGCCAAGCGTTGGAGGACGTCCTCCTCGGAGTCTGCAAAGACAGACACTGGCTGAAGTGATTGAGCCACGCTACACCGAACTGTTGAATCTGGTTAACGATGAAATTTTGCAATTGCAGGAGCAACTGCGTCAGCAAGGGGTGAAGCATCATCTGGCAGCGGGTATTGTGCTGACCGGTGGCGCCGCCCAGATTGATGGCCTGGCAGCCTGTGCGCAACGGGTGTTCCACACCCAGGTACGCATCGGCCAACCCTTGAACATCACGGGTCTGACGGATTATGCGCAGGAGCCTTACTACTCTACGGCGGTAGGTCTGCTGCACTATGGAAAAGAGTCTCACCTGAGCGGTGAGGCAGAAGTAGAAAAACGCGCCTCGGTGGGCAATTGGTTTAAACGTATCAATAGCTGGCTGAGAAAAGAGTTTTAA
- the secM gene encoding secA translation cis-regulator SecM has product MIGILNRWRQFGRRYFWPHLLLGMVAATLGVPTNLTGNPDQAALPSTSSSLNRQNSASGAFNSLALLQEAHRRPTFSVDYWHQHALRTVIRHLSFALAPQAVYARVQESEAEVTEPPLQVAQLALLSTLNALLTHEPKPPTIIRNTHHAVLPAVAQHQAGLWLAQVQGIRAGPAALS; this is encoded by the coding sequence GTGATCGGTATTCTAAATCGTTGGCGACAATTTGGCAGACGTTATTTCTGGCCCCATCTCCTTTTAGGGATGGTTGCGGCCACGCTTGGCGTACCTACCAATCTGACCGGCAACCCCGATCAAGCCGCTCTGCCGAGCACCTCGTCCAGCCTCAACCGGCAAAACTCCGCCAGTGGCGCCTTTAATAGCTTGGCGTTGCTGCAAGAAGCGCACCGCCGCCCGACCTTCAGTGTCGATTACTGGCACCAGCATGCGCTTCGTACCGTCATTCGTCACCTCTCTTTTGCGCTTGCGCCGCAGGCCGTTTACGCTCGGGTGCAGGAAAGCGAAGCGGAAGTTACCGAACCCCCATTGCAGGTGGCGCAATTGGCGCTGCTTTCTACCCTTAATGCGCTGCTGACGCACGAGCCGAAGCCGCCGACCATCATTCGCAACACTCACCATGCCGTGCTACCCGCTGTTGCGCAGCATCAGGCTGGGTTGTGGCTTGCGCAAGTGCAGGGCATTCGCGCCGGACCTGCAGCCTTAAGCTGA
- the secA gene encoding preprotein translocase subunit SecA produces the protein MLVKLLTKVFGSRNDRTLRRMRKSVELINQMEPDMEKLSDDELKAKTNEFRARLEKGEVLENLLPEAFAVVREASKRVFGMRHFDVQLLGGMVLNDRCIAEMRTGEGKTLTATLPAYLNALSGRGVHVVTVNDYLAQRDAENNRPLFEFLGLSIGINLPGMPAPAKREAYAADITYGTNNEYGFDYLRDNMAFSPEERVQRKLHYALVDEVDSILIDEARTPLIISGPAEDSSEMYIKVNKLIPKLIRQEKEDSDSFQGEGHFSVDEKARQVHLTERGLILIEEMLMEAGIMDEGESLYSPTNIMLMHHVTAALRAHVLFTRDVDYIVKDGEVIIVDEHTGRTMHGRRWSDGLHQAVEAKEGVEIQNENQTLASITFQNYFRLYEKLAGMTGTADTEAFEFSSIYKLDTIVVPTNRPMIRKDMPDLVYMTELEKIGAIIEDIRERTVNGQPVLVGTISIEKSEVVSRELTKAGIDHKVLNAKFHAMEADIVAQAGQSSAVTIATNMAGRGTDIVLGGSWQAEIEQLEDPTEQQIAEIKEAWKIRHDAVLAAGGLHIIGTERHESRRIDNQLRGRSGRQGDAGSSRFYLSMEDALMRIFASDRVSSMMRKLGMKEGEAIEHPWVTKAIANAQRKVESRNFDIRKQLLEYDDVANDQRRAIYSQRNELLDVSDVSETIASIREDVFKTTIDGYIQPQSLEEEWDIQGLTERLKNDFDLDMPIAEWLDKEPELHEETLRERILEKAKEEYQRKEEVVGTEMMRNFEKGVMLQTLDSLWKEHLAAMDYLRQGIHLRGYAQKDPKQEYKRESFNMFATMLESLKHEVISVLSKVQVRMPEEVEALELQRREEAERLAKQQQLSHYEENALVTEDPNAPTIAERKVGRNDPCPCGSGKKYKQCHGRLQN, from the coding sequence ATGTTAGTGAAATTATTGACCAAAGTTTTTGGTAGCCGTAACGATCGTACGCTGCGCCGCATGCGCAAATCGGTTGAGCTGATCAACCAGATGGAACCGGACATGGAAAAACTGTCCGATGACGAACTGAAAGCCAAGACCAACGAGTTCCGCGCGCGCCTGGAAAAGGGCGAAGTGCTGGAAAACCTGTTGCCTGAGGCCTTCGCGGTAGTGCGCGAGGCGAGCAAACGCGTCTTTGGTATGCGTCACTTCGACGTGCAGCTGCTGGGTGGCATGGTGCTGAATGACCGCTGTATCGCAGAGATGCGCACCGGTGAAGGTAAAACCCTGACCGCCACCCTGCCAGCCTATCTGAACGCCCTGAGCGGCCGTGGCGTGCACGTGGTAACCGTCAACGACTATCTGGCACAGCGTGACGCCGAGAACAACCGCCCGCTGTTCGAGTTCCTCGGTTTGAGCATCGGTATCAACCTGCCGGGCATGCCGGCACCGGCCAAGCGTGAAGCCTATGCCGCAGACATTACCTACGGCACCAACAACGAATACGGTTTCGACTATCTGCGCGACAACATGGCGTTCAGCCCGGAAGAGCGCGTTCAGCGTAAACTGCACTATGCGCTGGTGGATGAGGTTGACTCCATCCTGATCGATGAAGCGCGTACGCCGTTGATCATCTCTGGCCCGGCTGAAGACAGCTCCGAGATGTACATCAAGGTTAACAAGCTGATCCCTAAACTGATCCGTCAGGAAAAAGAAGATTCGGATTCCTTCCAGGGCGAAGGCCACTTCTCGGTTGACGAAAAGGCGCGCCAGGTGCACCTGACCGAACGCGGCCTGATCCTGATCGAAGAAATGCTGATGGAAGCCGGCATCATGGACGAAGGGGAGTCACTGTACTCACCGACCAACATCATGCTGATGCACCACGTGACCGCGGCTCTGCGCGCCCATGTGCTGTTCACCCGCGACGTTGACTACATCGTAAAAGACGGTGAAGTTATCATCGTTGACGAACACACCGGCCGTACCATGCACGGCCGTCGCTGGTCCGATGGTCTGCACCAGGCGGTGGAAGCCAAAGAAGGCGTTGAAATCCAGAACGAAAACCAGACCCTGGCCTCCATCACCTTCCAGAACTACTTCCGCCTGTATGAGAAGCTTGCCGGGATGACCGGTACCGCCGACACCGAAGCTTTTGAATTCAGCTCGATCTACAAGCTGGATACCATCGTGGTGCCGACCAACCGTCCGATGATCCGTAAGGACATGCCGGATCTGGTCTACATGACCGAGTTGGAGAAGATTGGCGCGATCATTGAAGATATCCGTGAGCGTACCGTCAATGGACAGCCAGTGCTGGTGGGTACTATCTCGATTGAAAAATCCGAGGTGGTTTCCCGCGAACTGACCAAGGCCGGGATTGACCACAAAGTTCTGAACGCCAAATTCCACGCCATGGAAGCGGACATCGTAGCGCAGGCAGGCCAAAGCAGTGCGGTCACTATTGCCACCAACATGGCGGGCCGTGGTACCGATATCGTGCTGGGTGGCAGCTGGCAGGCCGAAATTGAACAGTTGGAAGATCCGACTGAACAGCAAATTGCTGAAATTAAAGAAGCCTGGAAAATCCGTCACGATGCCGTACTGGCTGCGGGTGGCCTGCACATCATTGGTACCGAGCGTCATGAATCACGCCGTATCGATAACCAGTTGCGTGGCCGTTCCGGTCGTCAGGGTGATGCCGGTTCATCCCGCTTCTATCTGTCGATGGAAGATGCCCTGATGCGTATTTTCGCCTCCGATCGCGTTTCTAGCATGATGCGTAAACTGGGGATGAAAGAGGGCGAGGCGATTGAGCACCCATGGGTCACCAAAGCGATTGCCAACGCTCAGCGTAAAGTAGAAAGCCGCAACTTCGACATTCGTAAGCAACTGCTGGAATACGATGACGTTGCCAACGATCAGCGCCGCGCCATCTACAGCCAGCGTAACGAACTGCTGGACGTGTCCGACGTTAGCGAAACCATTGCCAGCATCCGTGAAGACGTGTTCAAGACCACCATCGACGGCTACATCCAACCGCAGTCGCTGGAAGAAGAGTGGGATATTCAGGGGTTGACCGAACGTCTGAAAAACGATTTCGATCTGGATATGCCTATCGCCGAATGGTTGGATAAAGAGCCTGAGCTGCACGAAGAAACGCTGCGTGAGCGTATTCTGGAAAAAGCCAAAGAAGAGTACCAGCGTAAAGAAGAAGTGGTTGGCACCGAGATGATGCGCAACTTCGAGAAAGGCGTGATGCTGCAGACGCTGGATTCCCTGTGGAAAGAGCATCTGGCGGCCATGGACTACCTGCGTCAGGGTATCCATCTGCGCGGTTATGCGCAGAAAGATCCTAAGCAGGAGTACAAGCGCGAGTCCTTCAACATGTTCGCCACCATGCTGGAATCACTGAAGCATGAAGTGATCAGCGTGCTGAGCAAGGTTCAAGTGCGGATGCCGGAAGAGGTTGAAGCCTTGGAACTGCAACGTCGTGAAGAAGCCGAGCGTCTGGCCAAACAGCAGCAGCTGAGCCACTATGAAGAAAACGCGTTGGTGACCGAAGATCCTAATGCGCCGACCATCGCAGAACGTAAAGTGGGCCGTAACGATCCGTGCCCATGCGGTTCCGGTAAAAAATACAAACAGTGTCACGGTCGTCTGCAGAACTAA
- the murC gene encoding UDP-N-acetylmuramate--L-alanine ligase: protein MNTQQLAKLRTIVPEMRRVRHIHFVGIGGAGMGGIAEVLANEGYQISGSDLAPNPVTQQLSALGATIYFHHRPENVLDASVVVVSTAISADNPEIVAAREARIPVIRRAEMLAELMRFRHGIAVAGTHGKTTTTAMVSSIYAEAGLDPTFVNGGLVKAAGTHARLGSSRYLIAEADESDASFLHLQPMVAIVTNIEADHMETYQGDFENLKQTFINFLHNLPFYGRAVMCIDDPVVRELLPRVGRHITTYGFSDDADVRIESYRQVGAQGHFTLSRQDKPLMTVTLNAPGRHNALNAAAAVAVATEEGIDDADILSALASFQGTGRRFDFLGEFPLEPVNGKSGSAMLVDDYGHHPTEVDATLKAARAGWPDKRLVMIFQPHRYTRTRDLYDDFANVLSQVDVLLMLDVYSAGETAIPGADSRSLCRTIRSRGKLDPILVSDADTVPETLAGLLQADDLVLVQGAGNVGKVARKLAELKLQPQKKEEEHHGR, encoded by the coding sequence ATGAATACACAACAACTGGCGAAACTACGTACTATCGTGCCCGAGATGCGACGCGTCCGGCACATTCACTTTGTCGGCATCGGTGGCGCCGGCATGGGTGGTATCGCCGAAGTGTTGGCCAATGAGGGTTATCAGATCAGCGGTTCCGACCTGGCACCGAATCCGGTAACCCAGCAGTTGAGCGCGCTCGGGGCGACGATTTACTTCCATCACCGTCCGGAGAACGTACTGGATGCCAGCGTAGTCGTGGTTTCTACCGCTATTTCTGCCGACAACCCGGAAATTGTCGCCGCTCGCGAAGCGCGTATTCCGGTGATCCGTCGCGCAGAGATGCTGGCCGAGCTGATGCGTTTCCGCCATGGCATTGCCGTTGCAGGCACGCATGGCAAGACCACGACCACGGCGATGGTGTCGAGCATTTATGCCGAAGCCGGCCTGGACCCGACCTTTGTTAACGGCGGGCTGGTGAAAGCGGCAGGAACTCATGCGCGTTTGGGCTCCAGCCGTTACTTGATTGCGGAAGCGGATGAGAGCGATGCCTCGTTCCTGCATTTGCAGCCGATGGTGGCGATTGTCACCAATATCGAGGCCGACCATATGGAGACCTACCAGGGCGACTTCGAAAACCTGAAGCAGACGTTTATCAACTTTTTGCACAACCTGCCGTTCTACGGCCGTGCGGTGATGTGTATTGATGATCCGGTGGTGCGTGAATTGCTGCCACGCGTGGGTCGCCATATCACCACTTACGGTTTCAGCGACGATGCCGACGTTCGCATCGAGAGCTACCGTCAGGTTGGAGCCCAGGGCCACTTTACCCTGAGCCGCCAGGACAAGCCGCTGATGACGGTGACGCTGAATGCGCCGGGTCGTCACAACGCGTTGAACGCGGCGGCGGCAGTCGCGGTTGCAACGGAAGAAGGCATTGACGACGCAGATATTCTCAGCGCGTTGGCCAGCTTCCAGGGGACCGGTCGCCGCTTTGATTTCCTTGGCGAGTTCCCGCTGGAGCCGGTAAACGGCAAAAGCGGCAGTGCGATGCTGGTGGACGACTATGGTCACCACCCGACCGAGGTCGACGCGACGCTGAAAGCCGCACGTGCAGGCTGGCCAGACAAGCGTCTGGTGATGATTTTCCAGCCGCACCGTTACACGCGTACTCGCGATCTGTACGACGATTTTGCCAACGTGCTATCGCAAGTGGACGTGCTGCTGATGCTGGACGTTTACTCTGCCGGTGAAACGGCGATCCCGGGGGCGGACAGCCGCTCGCTATGCCGCACGATCCGCAGCCGCGGCAAGCTGGATCCGATTTTGGTTTCCGATGCGGATACCGTGCCGGAAACCCTGGCAGGGTTGCTGCAAGCAGACGATTTAGTGCTGGTGCAGGGCGCCGGCAACGTGGGTAAAGTCGCTCGCAAACTGGCTGAGCTGAAGCTGCAGCCACAGAAAAAAGAGGAGGAACATCATGGCCGATAA
- the ftsQ gene encoding cell division protein FtsQ: MSQAALNAREREVDNNPRRSNGTQLAGMIFLLMVLGTVLWSGWAVIGWMKDASRLPLSRLVVTGERHYTTNDDIRQAILALGSPGTFMTQDVDIIQQQIERLPWIKQASVRKQWPDELKIHLVEYVPVARWNDLHMVDAEGKSFSVPAERIGKQKLPLLYGPEGSEQDVLEGYRTMSSMLAASKYTLKMAAMSARHSWQLALDNDVRLELGRDDRTGRLQRFIELYPVLQQQGQAESKRVSYVDLRYEAGASVGWAPVFIDPQAAGDRQNSNQQQNQAQAKQQ, translated from the coding sequence ATGTCGCAAGCTGCCCTGAATGCGCGTGAACGCGAGGTGGATAACAACCCGCGCCGCAGCAATGGAACCCAGTTGGCGGGAATGATTTTCCTGCTGATGGTGTTGGGAACGGTCCTGTGGAGTGGTTGGGCGGTGATTGGCTGGATGAAAGACGCCAGCCGCCTGCCGCTGTCACGACTGGTGGTGACCGGTGAACGTCACTACACCACCAACGACGATATTCGCCAGGCTATCCTGGCACTGGGATCGCCGGGGACGTTCATGACGCAGGATGTGGATATCATCCAGCAGCAGATTGAACGCCTGCCGTGGATCAAGCAGGCCAGCGTGCGCAAGCAATGGCCGGATGAGCTGAAGATCCACCTGGTGGAATATGTCCCGGTGGCGCGCTGGAATGATTTGCACATGGTAGATGCCGAAGGCAAATCCTTCAGCGTGCCTGCAGAACGAATTGGCAAACAGAAGTTGCCGTTGCTCTATGGTCCGGAAGGGAGCGAACAGGATGTTCTTGAAGGTTACCGGACCATGAGCAGCATGTTAGCGGCCAGCAAATATACGCTGAAAATGGCGGCCATGAGCGCTCGCCATTCCTGGCAGCTGGCTTTGGATAATGATGTTCGGCTGGAGCTGGGACGCGACGATCGCACCGGACGCCTGCAGCGCTTTATCGAGCTTTACCCGGTATTGCAGCAGCAGGGACAGGCAGAAAGCAAGCGAGTCAGTTATGTCGACTTACGCTACGAGGCCGGTGCATCGGTAGGTTGGGCCCCCGTGTTTATCGACCCGCAGGCTGCAGGCGATCGGCAGAACAGTAATCAGCAACAGAATCAGGCACAGGCAAAACAACAATGA
- the lpxC gene encoding UDP-3-O-acyl-N-acetylglucosamine deacetylase: MIKQRTLKRIVQATGVGLHTGKKVTLTMRPAAANTGVIYRRTDLNPPVDFPADAKSVRDTMLCTCLVNEHDVRISTVEHLNAALAGLGIDNIVIEVDAAEIPIMDGSASPFVFLLLDAGIEELNSAKKFLRLKDTVRVEDGDKWAELSPHNGFRLDFTIDFNHPAIDASTQRYRLDFSADSFVRQISRARTFGFMRDIEYLQSRGLALGGSFDCAIVVDDYRVLNEDGLRFEDEFVRHKMLDAIGDLFMCGHNIIGAFTAYKSGHALNNKLLQAVLAKQEAWEYVTFQDEAEMPLAFKAPSTVLA, encoded by the coding sequence ATGATCAAACAAAGGACATTAAAACGTATTGTTCAGGCGACTGGTGTCGGTTTGCATACCGGCAAGAAAGTCACGCTGACAATGCGACCCGCGGCGGCTAATACCGGGGTCATCTATCGTCGCACTGACTTGAATCCACCGGTTGATTTTCCGGCTGATGCAAAATCCGTGCGTGATACCATGCTCTGTACCTGCCTGGTCAATGAGCATGACGTGCGTATTTCTACCGTTGAGCATCTTAATGCCGCGCTGGCTGGGTTGGGCATCGACAACATCGTTATCGAAGTTGACGCTGCTGAAATCCCTATCATGGACGGCAGTGCCAGTCCGTTCGTCTTCCTGTTGCTGGATGCCGGCATTGAAGAACTGAACTCTGCGAAGAAATTCCTGCGTCTGAAAGACACCGTGCGTGTTGAAGATGGCGACAAGTGGGCCGAGCTGTCCCCGCATAACGGGTTCCGCCTGGATTTCACCATCGACTTCAACCACCCGGCGATCGACGCCAGTACGCAACGCTACCGCCTTGATTTCTCTGCCGACTCGTTCGTGCGTCAAATCAGCCGTGCGCGTACTTTCGGCTTCATGCGTGACATCGAGTATTTACAGTCACGTGGCCTGGCCTTGGGCGGCAGCTTTGACTGCGCCATCGTGGTAGATGATTACCGCGTGCTAAACGAAGACGGCCTGCGCTTCGAAGACGAATTCGTACGCCACAAAATGCTGGACGCCATCGGCGACCTGTTCATGTGCGGCCATAACATCATTGGCGCGTTTACCGCGTACAAGTCTGGTCATGCGCTGAACAACAAACTGCTGCAAGCAGTGCTGGCGAAGCAGGAAGCGTGGGAGTACGTCACCTTCCAGGACGAAGCCGAAATGCCGCTGGCATTCAAAGCTCCGTCTACCGTATTGGCATAA
- a CDS encoding DUF721 domain-containing protein — translation MRDSRPQLLDSLFDDASAEDKGPLHNVQQRAVALLKLNRAVKGLLPVQLHPWCRVANFRQGILVLETANASWMMRLRYEQPALLSALRAQILPSLSSIDIRINPALMAKGSNLVQDAAKTAENTQSSVPMRHLSQESAGELRVLASRSPEKLRKILERLASLAGESANATSRDK, via the coding sequence ATGCGCGATAGCCGTCCACAATTATTAGATTCCCTGTTCGACGACGCGTCTGCAGAAGACAAAGGGCCACTGCATAACGTCCAACAACGCGCAGTCGCGTTGCTTAAGCTTAACCGTGCAGTGAAAGGCCTGTTGCCCGTTCAACTGCATCCTTGGTGCCGCGTCGCAAATTTCCGACAGGGTATTTTAGTGCTAGAAACGGCAAATGCCAGCTGGATGATGCGTCTACGTTACGAACAACCGGCTTTATTATCAGCACTACGAGCGCAAATTCTACCATCATTGTCGTCGATCGACATCAGGATTAATCCGGCCTTGATGGCAAAAGGGAGCAACCTTGTGCAGGACGCCGCAAAAACGGCAGAAAATACGCAGTCAAGCGTGCCTATGCGTCATCTGAGTCAGGAAAGTGCTGGGGAATTAAGGGTATTGGCGAGCCGCAGTCCGGAAAAACTGCGCAAGATATTGGAACGACTGGCATCGTTGGCCGGAGAGAGTGCCAACGCTACCAGTCGTGATAAATAA
- a CDS encoding D-alanine--D-alanine ligase encodes MADKVAVLLGGTSAEREVSLQSGAAVLAGLREAGIDAHGIDIRDFPVTQLKEHGFTKVFIALHGRGGEDGTLQGMLEFLELPYTGSGVMASALTMDKWRTKMVWQSMGLPVAPYVALNRQQYAGAEKEALIARVEALGLPLIVKPSREGSSVGMSKVTERGALEAALEEGFRHDDDVLVEKWLSGPEYTVAMLGDQVLPSIRIQPAGVFYDYQAKYISDDTQYFCPSGLSAEHEAEMAALALRAYRGLDCSGWGRVDVMQDSDGSFYLLEVNTSPGMTSHSLVPMAARQSGLSFSQLVARILELAD; translated from the coding sequence ATGGCCGATAAAGTCGCCGTACTGCTGGGTGGAACCTCCGCTGAACGTGAAGTGTCATTGCAATCCGGCGCCGCCGTGCTGGCCGGGCTGCGTGAAGCCGGTATCGACGCTCACGGCATCGATATCCGCGATTTCCCGGTCACCCAGTTGAAAGAACATGGGTTTACCAAAGTGTTTATCGCGCTGCATGGCCGAGGCGGTGAAGACGGTACCCTGCAAGGCATGCTGGAATTCCTCGAACTGCCTTATACCGGCAGTGGCGTGATGGCTTCGGCACTGACCATGGACAAGTGGCGCACCAAGATGGTGTGGCAGTCGATGGGCCTGCCGGTGGCGCCTTATGTTGCGCTGAACCGTCAGCAGTATGCCGGTGCAGAAAAAGAGGCGCTGATCGCGCGAGTAGAGGCCTTGGGCCTGCCGCTGATCGTCAAGCCGAGTCGTGAAGGTTCCAGCGTTGGTATGAGCAAAGTCACCGAACGTGGCGCTCTTGAAGCGGCTCTGGAAGAAGGTTTCCGCCATGACGACGACGTCCTGGTCGAGAAGTGGCTGAGCGGTCCGGAATACACGGTAGCGATGCTGGGTGATCAGGTTTTACCCTCCATTCGCATTCAGCCGGCCGGCGTGTTTTACGACTATCAGGCCAAATACATCTCGGACGATACCCAGTATTTCTGTCCGAGCGGCCTGAGCGCGGAACATGAAGCCGAAATGGCGGCTCTGGCGTTACGCGCCTATCGTGGGCTGGACTGCAGCGGCTGGGGCCGCGTTGATGTGATGCAGGACAGCGATGGCAGCTTCTATCTGCTTGAGGTGAATACCTCGCCGGGCATGACCAGTCATAGCCTGGTGCCGATGGCAGCGCGCCAGTCTGGTTTAAGCTTCTCGCAGCTGGTAGCGAGAATTTTGGAGTTGGCCGACTGA